Genomic window (Sinorhizobium sojae CCBAU 05684):
CGTCGGTCCGTGATGCCGCCGGTAATAGCGGATGCGATTAGCGGTCATCAGGGCAGATAAGTGGGGGTTGTCGTGATATGCGCCACCGATGTGAACGGCACGCGCATTGGTATCGTAGAGTACCGAAAGGCCTGACCGGCGAACCCTTTCGAGATAGTCGACTTCCTCACTATAGAGGAAAAACGACTCGTCCCAATCTCCCACGGTCAACCGCGCCCGCGCCGAGATGGCAAGTATGGCTCCTGTCGCCCATTCGATCGGGCCGCCTTGCTCATAAAGGACCGGATCGGCAACGATTTCCCCCAAACCGATGCGGGCTGCGAGCTTCGTGCCGATGAGCGCGTCGGACCAGACAGTTCTGATAGACGGCTCCCGCCGCAGGGAATGGCAGACTTTGCCGTTTTCGCCAAGGATCTGCGGCGCGACGACTCCGACGGATTCGTCTTTCAACAGTTCGCTCAATCGGCCCGCCGCACCCGGATGAAGCCGAATATCCGGATTGAGTACCAGAACGTCCGTCGCGGGCATGACAGTCGCCGTCGCGGCGTTTATCCCTGCTGCGTAGCCAGCATTCCGGCCCATCTCGATGATCCTTGCACCGATTGGATGCGTGCGAGCCAGTTCGACAGAGTCGTCTGTCGAGTCATTGTCGACGACGATGACCTCGTGGCCGGCGACTCCCTTGAGTCCCGTCAAGAGCGAGTCCAACAGCCCAGGGAGGACTTCCGCACTGTTATAGGTTACAATGATCATCGCGAGCCGCCCACTTCCACACGAAGGAAGGGAAATCGGATAGTCCCGATGCTCTTCCGCTTGCCGCGGCAGTGCCTCCATGTGCGCCTCCAAAAGAACCACGCCCGACGAGCCAAACAGTTCTTATATTGTTGCTGGATTGCTGACGGGGCCGAAAGACTGTCATGTGAGGTAGACAGGGTTTAGTCCCTGCCGCTGCGTCATCCAAT
Coding sequences:
- a CDS encoding glycosyltransferase; the protein is MIIVTYNSAEVLPGLLDSLLTGLKGVAGHEVIVVDNDSTDDSVELARTHPIGARIIEMGRNAGYAAGINAATATVMPATDVLVLNPDIRLHPGAAGRLSELLKDESVGVVAPQILGENGKVCHSLRREPSIRTVWSDALIGTKLAARIGLGEIVADPVLYEQGGPIEWATGAILAISARARLTVGDWDESFFLYSEEVDYLERVRRSGLSVLYDTNARAVHIGGAYHDNPHLSALMTANRIRYYRRHHGPTATMLFRLGIIVGETMRIMLGPGHRAALRAALTFHREHCAERRQ